From the Streptomyces nigrescens genome, one window contains:
- a CDS encoding sensor histidine kinase — MTTTAPTLTPTTRALAWCLHLLVVGLLALAAGRAVADHRPHAGWVLATAVACGLVYASGPVLPRVSRSRRAAALWLAAVSTLWLVLLALSADGVWVAFPLYFLQLHLLPRRAGLAAVAATAVAAIAGFAAHQGSFNAAMAIGPALGAAVAVAVVWGYQALYRESEQRRRLIEELTATRADLATAQHTAGVLAERERLAREIHDTLAQGLSSIQLLLRAAERALPTAPDNAARYVDQARQAAVDNLAEARRFVAALTPPALEGTTLADALERLCATTSTRHRITARFHLTGEPVPLPTAHEVALLRIAQSALANTVRHAEAATAEVTLSYLGDHVAVDVVDDGRGFDPAHLPVADPQAGGFGLAATRARTQALGGTLSVESAPGHGTALAAQLPLDPTPDTPSHPAPEARP, encoded by the coding sequence GTGACCACCACCGCCCCCACCCTGACCCCCACCACCCGCGCTCTGGCCTGGTGCCTGCACCTGCTGGTCGTCGGTCTCCTTGCCCTGGCCGCCGGCCGGGCCGTGGCCGATCACCGTCCGCACGCCGGGTGGGTCCTCGCCACGGCCGTAGCGTGCGGCCTGGTCTATGCGTCCGGCCCTGTACTGCCCCGTGTGAGCCGCTCACGGCGGGCCGCCGCACTGTGGCTAGCCGCCGTGAGCACCCTCTGGCTGGTGCTGCTGGCCCTGTCCGCCGACGGGGTGTGGGTGGCGTTCCCGCTGTACTTCCTCCAGCTCCACCTGCTGCCCCGCCGCGCCGGACTGGCCGCGGTGGCGGCCACCGCGGTGGCCGCCATCGCCGGCTTCGCCGCACACCAGGGCTCCTTCAACGCGGCGATGGCGATCGGACCGGCCCTCGGCGCTGCCGTGGCGGTCGCGGTGGTGTGGGGGTATCAGGCCCTGTACCGGGAGAGCGAACAGCGCAGGCGCCTGATCGAGGAACTCACCGCCACCCGCGCCGACCTGGCCACCGCGCAGCACACCGCCGGGGTGCTGGCCGAACGCGAACGTTTGGCCCGCGAGATCCACGACACCCTCGCCCAGGGCCTCTCCAGCATCCAGCTGCTGCTGCGCGCCGCCGAACGCGCCCTGCCCACCGCCCCCGACAACGCCGCCCGCTACGTCGACCAGGCACGGCAGGCCGCCGTGGACAACCTCGCCGAGGCCCGCCGCTTCGTCGCCGCCCTCACCCCGCCCGCCCTGGAAGGCACCACCTTGGCCGACGCCCTGGAACGCCTGTGCGCCACCACCAGCACCCGCCACCGGATCACCGCACGCTTCCACCTCACCGGCGAGCCCGTACCGCTGCCGACCGCGCACGAGGTCGCGCTGCTGCGCATCGCCCAGTCCGCCCTGGCCAACACCGTCCGCCACGCCGAGGCCGCCACCGCCGAGGTCACCCTCAGCTACCTCGGCGATCACGTTGCCGTGGATGTCGTCGACGACGGACGCGGCTTCGACCCCGCCCACCTGCCCGTCGCCGACCCGCAGGCCGGCGGCTTCGGACTGGCCGCCACGCGCGCCCGCACTCAGGCCCTCGGCGGCACGCTCTCCGTCGAATCGGCCCCCGGCCACGGCACCGCCCTGGCCGCCCAACTGCCCCTCGACCCCACCCCCGACACCCCATCCCACCCCGCACCCGAGGCCCGACCGTGA
- a CDS encoding response regulator codes for MTDTPIRLLLADDHPVVRAGLRAVLETEDGIAVVAEAATAEDAIARAAQGDIDVVLMDLQFGKGMNGAEATAAITARPQAPRVLIVTTYDTDADTLPTIEAGATGYLLKDAPPEDLAAAVRTAATGRTTLAPAVADRLMNRLRTPGTAVTRRENEVLALVAEGLSNQAIGARLHLTEGTVKSHLARIYAKLGVDSRTAAVATATELGLIRR; via the coding sequence GTGACCGACACCCCCATCCGCCTGCTCTTGGCCGACGACCACCCCGTCGTACGAGCCGGGCTCCGCGCCGTCCTGGAAACCGAAGACGGCATCGCCGTGGTGGCCGAGGCCGCCACCGCCGAGGACGCCATCGCCCGAGCCGCCCAGGGCGACATCGACGTCGTCCTCATGGACCTCCAGTTCGGCAAAGGAATGAACGGCGCCGAGGCCACCGCCGCCATCACCGCCCGCCCCCAAGCGCCCCGCGTGCTGATCGTCACCACCTACGACACCGACGCCGACACCCTGCCCACCATCGAAGCCGGCGCCACCGGCTACCTCCTCAAAGACGCCCCACCCGAGGACCTGGCCGCCGCCGTACGCACCGCCGCCACCGGCCGCACCACCCTCGCCCCCGCCGTCGCGGACCGGCTGATGAACCGCCTGCGCACCCCAGGCACCGCCGTGACCCGCCGCGAGAACGAAGTCCTTGCCTTGGTCGCCGAGGGCCTGTCCAACCAAGCCATCGGCGCCCGGCTCCACCTCACAGAAGGGACCGTCAAGTCCCACCTGGCCCGCATCTACGCCAAGCTCGGTGTCGACTCCCGCACCGCCGCCGTCGCCACCGCCACCGAACTCGGCCTCATCCGAAGGTAA
- the ltrA gene encoding group II intron reverse transcriptase/maturase, giving the protein MRQTVPTAGRTSGVNGPQGEPLDWHSIDWASTEGNVRRLRQRIFKATQAGDLKKVRNLQKLMLRSRSNTLVSVKWVTQQSKGRKTAGIDGERALTPQARARMAVDIDQQTQPWRARPVKRVYIPKSNGKQRPLGIPVMRDRVIQARVKNALEPEWEARFESRSYGFRPGRGCHDAIQAIFSTAKGKAAKRQWVLDADLAAAFDRIDHDHLLDGVGGFPARELVRQWLKAGVVDNGRFTRTDEGTPQGGVIRPLLLNIALHGMEEAAGVRFATRKGKVMWAAKGTPILVRYADDFAVFCTSKEEAETVKSRLGDWLEPRGLRFNEEKTRILHLSEGFDFLGFNVRRHGDSLIITPSKDAVKRIRDRLRSEMQSLLGQNITVVLRRLSPIVRGWSAYYRTVVSSKTFSALDSYVWTLTYKWAKRTHPKKSKHWIVNKYFGRLNRSKNNNWVFGDRTTGAHLPKFAWTNIRRHRLVKGKSSPDNPALGDYWSQRRKTRTPPPMDRISLTLAARQKGLCPLCGQALIAGAEYEPESPREWIDWFDAMKKRLHKHHFTYRRDGGSDEVKNLRLVHSECHQQLHARDGSNK; this is encoded by the coding sequence ATGCGACAGACAGTCCCTACTGCTGGCCGCACCTCCGGAGTGAACGGACCACAGGGCGAACCACTGGACTGGCACAGCATCGACTGGGCCAGCACTGAGGGAAACGTACGGCGTCTGAGACAACGGATCTTCAAAGCGACACAGGCAGGGGACCTCAAGAAGGTCCGCAATCTGCAAAAGCTCATGCTACGGAGCCGCAGTAACACGCTCGTGAGCGTGAAATGGGTGACGCAGCAGAGCAAGGGCCGCAAGACGGCAGGCATCGACGGGGAACGAGCACTCACCCCCCAGGCGCGAGCTCGCATGGCGGTCGACATCGACCAGCAAACCCAACCCTGGAGAGCCAGGCCCGTCAAGCGGGTCTACATCCCGAAGAGCAATGGGAAGCAACGCCCGCTCGGCATCCCAGTCATGCGCGACCGAGTAATCCAGGCGCGCGTGAAGAATGCGCTGGAACCTGAGTGGGAAGCCCGGTTCGAATCACGCTCCTACGGATTCCGGCCGGGCCGCGGATGCCACGACGCCATCCAGGCGATCTTCAGCACCGCGAAGGGCAAGGCGGCCAAGCGTCAGTGGGTACTCGACGCCGACCTGGCCGCAGCGTTCGACCGCATCGACCACGACCACCTGCTCGACGGTGTCGGCGGCTTTCCTGCCAGGGAACTCGTCCGCCAGTGGCTGAAGGCGGGAGTGGTCGACAACGGACGCTTCACTCGCACCGACGAGGGAACACCTCAAGGCGGAGTGATCAGGCCCCTGTTACTCAACATTGCACTTCACGGAATGGAGGAAGCCGCAGGCGTTCGGTTCGCAACCCGCAAAGGAAAAGTGATGTGGGCCGCGAAGGGGACGCCCATCCTGGTGCGTTACGCCGACGACTTTGCCGTGTTCTGTACGAGCAAGGAAGAGGCTGAGACGGTCAAGTCCCGGCTTGGCGACTGGCTTGAACCCCGAGGTCTTCGCTTCAACGAAGAGAAGACACGAATCCTCCACCTTTCGGAAGGGTTCGACTTCCTCGGCTTCAACGTCCGACGCCATGGCGACAGCCTGATCATTACGCCCAGTAAGGATGCGGTGAAGAGAATCCGGGATCGACTGCGGTCCGAGATGCAATCCCTCCTCGGGCAGAACATCACGGTCGTACTCCGCAGACTCTCCCCTATCGTCAGGGGCTGGTCTGCGTACTACCGGACGGTGGTATCCAGCAAAACGTTCTCAGCGCTGGACAGTTATGTGTGGACGCTCACCTACAAGTGGGCCAAGCGCACCCACCCGAAGAAGTCGAAGCACTGGATCGTCAATAAGTATTTCGGCAGACTCAACCGGTCCAAGAACAACAACTGGGTCTTCGGTGACCGCACCACAGGTGCACACCTTCCCAAGTTCGCCTGGACCAACATTAGAAGGCATCGGCTAGTCAAGGGAAAGTCCTCACCTGACAATCCCGCACTCGGCGACTACTGGAGCCAGCGCCGTAAGACGCGCACACCGCCACCGATGGACAGGATCAGCCTTACTCTGGCAGCCCGTCAGAAAGGACTCTGTCCGCTCTGCGGTCAGGCACTCATCGCCGGCGCGGAATACGAGCCAGAAAGCCCACGCGAGTGGATCGACTGGTTCGACGCGATGAAGAAGCGGTTACACAAACACCACTTCACCTACCGACGAGACGGCGGATCTGATGAAGTCAAGAATCTTCGGCTCGTTCACTCCGAATGCCACCAGCAGCTTCATGCACGCGATGGCAGCAACAAATAG
- a CDS encoding ABC transporter permease: MFVAWRDLKFAKGRFALMGTVIVLITLLVGLLSGLTAGLGQQNISAITSLPANQIAFNAPGSGQDISYANSTVTEQQWQQWAKAPGVSSAEPLGIITTKASAGNKSTGVSAFGVKPGSALAPDSNKIDEHAAVLSTTAADDLGVSAGDSFTLAGKKVTVAAVSGDASFSHTPVIWTSLDTWQKTAPPTGKTNGPTATVIALKTSSGADVKTTDEAAGTKTASVDDSLSAIGSYTSENGSLQLMRGFLFAISALVIGAFFTVWTIQRSGDVAVLKALGASTANLLKDALGQAVILLAGGTLIGTGIAAGLGALVAGSAVPFLLTPATVLLPAAVMIALGALGAALSIRRITSVDPLTALGSAR, translated from the coding sequence GTGTTCGTCGCCTGGAGAGACCTCAAGTTCGCCAAGGGGCGCTTCGCCCTGATGGGCACCGTCATCGTGCTGATCACCCTGCTGGTCGGGCTGCTGTCCGGGCTGACCGCCGGCCTGGGCCAGCAGAACATCTCCGCGATCACGTCCCTGCCCGCAAACCAGATCGCGTTCAATGCGCCCGGCAGCGGCCAGGACATCTCGTACGCCAACTCCACCGTCACCGAGCAGCAGTGGCAGCAGTGGGCCAAGGCGCCCGGCGTGAGCAGCGCCGAACCGCTGGGCATCATCACCACCAAGGCGAGCGCCGGAAACAAGAGCACCGGGGTCTCCGCCTTCGGCGTGAAGCCCGGCTCCGCGCTCGCCCCCGACAGCAACAAGATCGACGAGCACGCCGCGGTGCTGTCCACCACCGCCGCCGACGACCTCGGCGTGAGCGCGGGCGACAGCTTCACCCTGGCCGGGAAGAAGGTGACCGTCGCGGCGGTAAGCGGGGATGCCTCCTTCAGCCACACCCCGGTCATCTGGACCAGCCTCGACACCTGGCAGAAGACCGCACCCCCTACCGGCAAGACCAACGGGCCGACCGCCACGGTCATCGCCTTGAAGACCTCCTCCGGCGCCGATGTGAAGACAACCGATGAGGCTGCGGGCACCAAGACGGCCTCTGTGGACGACTCGCTGTCCGCGATCGGCTCCTACACCTCCGAGAACGGCTCGCTGCAGCTGATGCGCGGCTTCCTGTTCGCCATCTCCGCCCTGGTCATCGGCGCTTTCTTCACCGTGTGGACCATCCAGCGCAGCGGCGACGTCGCCGTGCTGAAGGCGCTGGGCGCCTCCACCGCCAACCTGCTCAAGGACGCCCTCGGCCAGGCCGTCATCCTGCTGGCCGGCGGCACCCTGATCGGCACCGGCATCGCCGCCGGCCTCGGCGCCCTCGTCGCCGGCAGCGCCGTGCCCTTCCTCCTCACCCCCGCCACCGTCCTTCTCCCGGCCGCCGTGATGATCGCGCTCGGCGCGCTCGGCGCCGCCCTGTCCATCCGCCGCATCACCTCCGTCGACCCGCTGACCGCCCTGGGGAGCGCCCGATGA
- a CDS encoding winged helix-turn-helix domain-containing protein, producing the protein MAYRPLSCASGSSVPPLSRPQLAEARRVRAVELFEEGGSNPEIARAVGVCAESVRRWRRVWEEGGAPALRRRPATGRPPKLNDAQVETVRAALERGAQAHGFEADLWTLERVGAVVERVTGVSLSRASVWRLLTGRLGWSLQRPERRAVERDESEIARWITHEWPRIKRGR; encoded by the coding sequence ATGGCTTATCGACCTTTGTCCTGTGCGTCTGGTTCTTCCGTACCTCCGTTGTCACGGCCGCAGTTGGCGGAGGCGCGTCGTGTTCGGGCGGTCGAGCTGTTTGAGGAGGGCGGGTCGAATCCGGAGATCGCGCGGGCGGTGGGAGTGTGTGCCGAGAGCGTGCGGCGGTGGAGGCGTGTGTGGGAGGAAGGGGGTGCTCCAGCCTTACGCCGGCGTCCGGCCACCGGGCGCCCGCCCAAGCTGAATGACGCCCAGGTCGAGACTGTGCGGGCCGCCTTGGAGCGAGGTGCCCAGGCTCATGGATTCGAGGCCGATCTGTGGACCCTGGAACGAGTCGGCGCGGTCGTCGAGCGGGTGACAGGAGTGTCCCTGTCACGGGCGTCGGTGTGGCGTTTGCTGACCGGCCGGTTGGGGTGGAGTCTGCAGCGGCCTGAGCGGCGGGCGGTGGAGCGGGACGAGTCCGAGATCGCCCGCTGGATCACGCACGAGTGGCCGCGCATCAAAAGGGGGCGGTGA